One window of the Lytechinus variegatus isolate NC3 chromosome 3, Lvar_3.0, whole genome shotgun sequence genome contains the following:
- the LOC121410760 gene encoding coiled-coil domain-containing protein 12-like: protein MADVGSLQEQALKRKERLKNLRKKQTQVEDNEDSLKRKADDSGEDEIKKPAFKNYKPEDESLQEHLVPQTEVPKVEEQVQDQLKAAVAEPVVEEVDITNLAPRKPDWDLKRDVAKKLEKLERRTQRAIAELIRERLQNSEENDIVSALTAHSEVSEKERATYDSDSD from the exons ATGGCTGATGTAGGATCACTTCAAGAGCAAGCTTTGAAGCGAAAGGAACGATTGAAAAATCTTCGTAAAAAACAGACTCAG GTTGAAGATAATGAAGACAGTCTCAAGAGGAAAGCAGATGACTCTGGTGAAGATGAAATAAA GAAACCTGCCTTTAAAAACTATAAGCCTGAAGATGAGAGCTTGCAGGAGCATTTAGTTCCCCAAACAGAAGTGCCAAAAG TTGAGGAGCAGGTACAGGACCAACTAAAAGCTGCAGTGGCTGAACCAGTTGTAGAAGAAGTGGACATTACAAATCTTGCACCAAGGAAACCTGACTG GGATCTGAAGAGAGATGTGGCAAAGAAACTTGAAAAGTTAGAAAGGAGAACGCAAAGAGCTATTGCAGAACTGATAA GAGAGAGGTTACAGAACTCTGAAGAGAATGACATTGTATCAGCCCTAACAGCACATTCAGAAGTCAGTGAAAAGGAGAGAGCAACCTATGACTCTGATTCAGATTAG